The segment ATTTTGCCCCCGGAAGCCTTTCAGCGGGACAGCAGAAACTGTTGGAGATTGCCCGTGCCCTATGCGAAAGGCCAAAACTCATGGTACTGGATGAGCCTTGCGCCGGTCTTAATGAAACGGAAGTAGCAGAGCTTTCCGAGATAATTAAGAAAATAAGAGATGTCGGGATAACGGTACTTATGATCGAACACCATATGAGCATAGTAATGGGTATTTCTGATTACATAACGGTTATAGATTATGGAAAGAAGATTGCGGAAGGTACTCCGGCGGAAGTGAGCGTAGACCCGCTAGTAAGGAAAGCATATCTGGGAGAAGAGGTGACGGCATGCTGAAGGTTGAGAATTTAACTATCGCTTACGGTAAGACAGAAGTCGTTCACCACGTATCGTTTGATGTAAAGAAAGGCTCAGTTGTTACGATAGCGGGAGCGAACGGAGCGGGAAAGAGTACGATACTAAATACCATTGTGGGTCTCCACCGGTCAAAGGAAGGGAATATCGTATATAATGGCGAGGATATAACCAGGAAAGCTCCGGATAAGCTTGTCAGAAAAGGAATAAGGCTTGTCCCAGAAGGCAGGCAGATATTTGCGGAGCATACTGTTGAAGAGAACATCCTTCTCGGAGCGTATGTGGAAAAGGACGCAAAAAAGATACGTGACCGAATGGATGAAATGTTTGACCGATTTCCAAGGCTTAAGGAAAGACGCAAGCAAATCGGAGGCACATTATCGGGTGGAGAGCAGCAGATGCTTGCAATTGTAAGAGCCTTAATAACGGGACCCGATCTTCTTATTCTTGACGAACCATCGCTCGGTCTTGCTCCGATAATAGTAAAGGATGTTTTCAAATTGCTGACGGAGATAAAGCAGATGGGTGTAACAATAATACTGGTTGAGCAGATGGTCGAAAACGCGCTTAGCATTTCGGACTATGCGTATATTCTTGAGACCGGAAATATAGTATTTTCGGGTACCAAGGACGAAGTGAAGAACAGTGATGATATTGTAAAGGCATATTTAGGTAATGTCTGATAAAAATTAAAGGTTAAGTGGAATCAAAGTAACAAAAACGGCTTCATTTGGCCTTTGAACAGGCACGGTTCCAACAAGGGATTGATGCTGGTCATGGCCATTGGGATGGCGATGCAGCGGTACGCGAAGGTGGGCTTCTCAGACAGCGGCAGGAAACTGTCGGAGGCCCCGGCTTTCATTGGAATCGAGGATATGGTATCGTAGACAAAAATGAATACAATGGAGTTGATTTTATGCAGCAGGAAATCAAGATATTGATAGCGGTGCTATCCAAGCTGAATATGGGCGAAACCTATGAGCCCCATGAACATCCTTATTATCAGCTTAATCATGTCGTCCGGGGCGAATATGAAATCACGGTCGAGGGTAATACCTTCGCGGTGGGGTTGGGGGATACGATTTTGATCCCGGCGAACAGCGTTCATTCCATCATAAATACCAGCAATGAGCCGAGCTACTATTTCGAGGTAAAGTTTTCGTCGTTTTCCAAGGGCGTTAAGGAGATGTGCTCCGATATCGGTTTTCTGATTCGGGATGACGATTTCTCGGGGAAGCTCATGAAAGAAATCTTCGACGAGAGCAATAACTCCACGCCGGAGTCCGAGGAGATCATAGTTACGTATCTATACGCCATGCTCTTCAAACTATCCGCGGAGAAACGGCGGAAGAAAGACACGCTTTCGAAATATATAGAGGTATCGGCTTATTCCGAGCCGGTACGGGAGACCATCCGGTTTCTGGAGGACAACTACAAGAAACAGTTGTCCCTGGATGATATTGTTGAGCAAGCGCCACTGCAAAAAAGTTATCTCTGCAGCCTGTTCAAGAAAGAAACCACGGTCACTATTTTTGAGTGCCTGATGATTATCCGGATCCGGAAGGCGGTGGAGTTGCTCACCTATACCAATATGCCGCTTTCCAAGGTCAGTAAAGAGACGGGGTTTGTCAATATCACCCATTTCAACCGGGTGTTTACAAAGCACGTGATGATTCCCCCCGGTCGGTACAGAAAGCATCTGAGGTCCCAGGACGTCTATTGGAAGGACGCGATGGCCAATCCGATCACTGCTGCCACCGTTGGAGTAAAGAAGATAGATTTCCCAATGCTAAAAGGTATTACCGGGTAAAACCAAAATCCGGTACATACAGGAGAGCTATTTGAAGAACGGGCTTATCGCATTCTGCTGCGGCGGCCAGGGTTTCTCATGCCCGGTGTAGCGTGACTGCGAGTTTTAAATAAAAATGGAGGGAAACTTAAAATGAGTAAACTGAATGGAAAATACGCAGTGGTGACGGGCGGCAGCAGGGGAATCGGCGCGGCCATAGTACAGCGGTTTTTAGATGACGGGGTGGCGGGGGTCGCCATATTGGAGTGGGATTTTAACTCCTCCAAGGATCTGGCTAAAAAGCTCGATTCCACCGGGGACAAGGTTTTGCCCATTAACTGTGATGTATCCAAGGAAGAGCAGGTCGTGGAAGCGATCAAGACGACACTTGACAAATTCGGTACTATCGATATTCTGGTCAACAACGCGGGTATCACCCGGGACGACATGTTCCATAAAATGTCCAAGGAGGCTTGGAACGCCGTCATCAATGTTAACCTCTACGGCACATACCATACATGCAAATACGTCGTGCCTATCATGCGGGAAAAACGCTACGGGCGGATCGTAAATATCTCATCCGTATCGGCGTTTGGCAATGTGGGGCAGGCGAACTACGTCGCGACAAAGGGTGCCATCATAAGCTTTACAACGGCATTGGCTTTGGAAGGTGGCCCCAAGAATATCACGGCCAACTGCATCGCTCCGGGATTTATCAATACTGATATGTACCAGGCAGTGCCGGAGGCGATCATCGCTGAACACAAAAAGATGATACCCCTGAAAAGGCTCGGGGAACCGGAAGAGGTGGCCGGTGCGGTATCCTTTCTGGCCAGTGATGATGCAAGTTTCATCTCATCACAGTGCCTGATCGTAAGCGGCGGCAGGAACTCGATCTGATGGGGGATCAAAACAAAATACTACTCAAATCCGGCTCTTAAAAAGAGTTGGACAAGTTATCCTTTCCCAAAATGGAAGGTCATATCATATGAAACTGAAAGATAAAGTGGCGGTCATCACCGGAAGCGCTCGGGGATTGGGCAGGGCCATCGCTCAACAGTTCCTCGAGGAAGGGGCGACCGTAATCATCACCGACATCAATGAGCAAAGAGTCCGCAAGACAGCGGAGGAATTGAGCACAACTAGTTCAACGCGGGAGTCACCGCCGACGCCCAGCTTACAAAGATGACCGAAGAGCAGTTTGACCAAGTCATCGCGGTTAACCTGAAGGGCGTATTCTGCTGCACCAAAGCGGTGGTGGGCAGTATGATCGAGAACGGGTACGGCAGGATCATCAATATCTCTTCGGTGACCGCCCACAACGGCAATATTGGGAAGACCAATTACTTCTCGACCAAGGCGGCCGTCATATCCGTGGCCCAGACTTGGGCCATGGGGCTTGGCAAAAAGGGCATCACGGCCAATGCCGTTGCTCCGGGTTATACGGCGACGGAGATGGTGCAGAAGGTGCCTGAAAAGATACTTGACACCATCAAGGGTAGAACGCCAGTAAAAAGGCTCGGAAAGCCGGAAAAGATAGCCGTTGCATGAATATATCTCGCTTCGGACGAAGCGGCATTCGCAAACGGCGCAGTGCTGAAGATAGACGGCGGGCTTGTGCTGTAATGATAGAACGGGAGGTGTCAATATGAGTGGGATAGTGGTAGCTGGCATGACGAGGATTCCGAACGGCGCGGGATTACAAGGATAAAATGGCAATAGTGTTAGCGGGGAGGAATTAACTACTGACAGTTCAAAGGACGGGCTACACATTTGGTAGGTAACTTAGAGCCAAGAAGAAAGACATTCTTGAGTTATATACCAGCAATAGATTTGGAAATGCCCAGGATATTAAAGGGTCAGTAGTCTACTAGCTTCAGATGCTTCCAACTATGTTTATGGTTACATTCTAAATGTCGATGGTGGTTGGACAATTCAAATAAAGGAGGAAATTTCTTTGCATGAACGTGACGTGGTAATAGTAAGTGCCTGTAGAACTCCTTTTGGCAAGTATGGGGGAAGTCTGAAAGATTTTGATCCAGTTAAATTGGGCGCAATTACTATGAAAGAGGTTTTAGGCAGAGTAGATTATAAAGATGAAGTTGATGAAATTTATTGGGGAGTAGGTGATACCGCTTCTTTTAAAGATGTTTATACTCCGGTAATAGCAAGACAGACTTTGCTTGAAGCTGGTCTGGCACCTGAAACTCCATCTTGTTCCCTGGATAAAGCATGTGTTTCTGCAATGTCGGCTGTACAACTGGGACAGAGAGCTATAGCATCAAATGAAGCTGAAATTGTTATAGCTGGAGGTGTAACAACTTTTAGTCAAATGCCACTTGTAGTTAGAGGACTTAGATTTAAAGGAAATCGTCTCGGCCCTGTTCCTATGGAAGATCCGTTGTTTGAAATAGGATATAAAGACTATAATCCTGTGGCAGTTGATGCTGGCGAAGTTGCTTTGGAACATGGGATCAGTCGTGAAGAGCAGGATGAATGGGCATTAAGAAGTCATGAGCTTTATGGTAAGTGTTATCAACAAGGTAAAATGAATGAAGAAATGATTAATATGACTATTCCACAGAAAAAAAAGGAACCTTTAGAGTTTAAAAAAGATGAACAATATAGGGAAAACATGTCCATGGAAAAACTGTCTAAACTTCCAACTATATACGGTAGTCCTACCTGCACAGCAGGTAATTCTCCCGGGCTAAACGACGGTGCAACAGCCATGCTCTTAATGACCCGGAAGAAAGCTGAAGAGTTAAGTCTAGAAGTTTTAGGAACTCTAGTTAGCACAGTTAGTATAGCTAAAAAACCAAGGTTATTGGCTGAAACCCCTGCCAAAGCTATAGAAACAGCTCTGAAAAAATCAAGTTTGGTATTGGAAGATATGAACTTGATTGAAATAAATGAGGCATTTGCGGCAGTTACGCTGGTAAGTAGTAAAATGTTAGCTGACGGAGACACTAATAAAACAACAAGTATTAGGGAACGAACAAACGTTAACGGAGGTGCTATTGCGATCGGGCACCCGAATACTGCAAGTGGTGCAAGGATAATCATGACTATGCTTTATGAACTGCGCCGCAGGGGCGGTGGGTATGGAATAGCTGCAATTTGTGGTGGTTTGGCACAAGGTGATGCAGCTATAATTAAAGTGGAATAAAAATTCAGCTAAACATGTTTCCGATGTGCCCTGAACATGAGGTAGATAAGCGTATAGCTGAAACATGGATGTATATAAAAAGCGCCAACGACTCGCAGAACATCCATTTGGAACGCCTAAAAGGAACTCCGGGTTTTCTTATTTATTTTCTTACCAGAGGAACGGAAGGTGCTAGAATGGAGTCGTTCCTACATTTTCTAATATACAATATGAAGCGTGTGATCAATATAATGGGAACTGACAGGCTGATTAGGTTGTTGCAGAGATAGATGGCTCTGCAGCTATTATTTTTTTAGCCGATTTTATTGGTAAAGCAAATGGGAAAAAGGATTTTTTAAGTGGTAGGCACAGTTGGTTTTCATGATGAAATTGACAAAAGTCAAATTATGTTTTTGTTTGTTGGTAATACTACAGACATAGAATAGAAAAAACGGGGTAGCGCAACCCCGAGCTAGGCATGTACCCAACTCTATGCCAACGAGTCATTTGCGCTAAGAAGGTTTAAC is part of the Metallumcola ferriviriculae genome and harbors:
- a CDS encoding AraC family transcriptional regulator, producing the protein MAFEQARFQQGIDAGHGHWDGDAAVREGGLLRQRQETVGGPGFHWNRGYGIVDKNEYNGVDFMQQEIKILIAVLSKLNMGETYEPHEHPYYQLNHVVRGEYEITVEGNTFAVGLGDTILIPANSVHSIINTSNEPSYYFEVKFSSFSKGVKEMCSDIGFLIRDDDFSGKLMKEIFDESNNSTPESEEIIVTYLYAMLFKLSAEKRRKKDTLSKYIEVSAYSEPVRETIRFLEDNYKKQLSLDDIVEQAPLQKSYLCSLFKKETTVTIFECLMIIRIRKAVELLTYTNMPLSKVSKETGFVNITHFNRVFTKHVMIPPGRYRKHLRSQDVYWKDAMANPITAATVGVKKIDFPMLKGITG
- a CDS encoding thiolase family protein, whose protein sequence is MHERDVVIVSACRTPFGKYGGSLKDFDPVKLGAITMKEVLGRVDYKDEVDEIYWGVGDTASFKDVYTPVIARQTLLEAGLAPETPSCSLDKACVSAMSAVQLGQRAIASNEAEIVIAGGVTTFSQMPLVVRGLRFKGNRLGPVPMEDPLFEIGYKDYNPVAVDAGEVALEHGISREEQDEWALRSHELYGKCYQQGKMNEEMINMTIPQKKKEPLEFKKDEQYRENMSMEKLSKLPTIYGSPTCTAGNSPGLNDGATAMLLMTRKKAEELSLEVLGTLVSTVSIAKKPRLLAETPAKAIETALKKSSLVLEDMNLIEINEAFAAVTLVSSKMLADGDTNKTTSIRERTNVNGGAIAIGHPNTASGARIIMTMLYELRRRGGGYGIAAICGGLAQGDAAIIKVE
- a CDS encoding SDR family oxidoreductase gives rise to the protein MSKLNGKYAVVTGGSRGIGAAIVQRFLDDGVAGVAILEWDFNSSKDLAKKLDSTGDKVLPINCDVSKEEQVVEAIKTTLDKFGTIDILVNNAGITRDDMFHKMSKEAWNAVINVNLYGTYHTCKYVVPIMREKRYGRIVNISSVSAFGNVGQANYVATKGAIISFTTALALEGGPKNITANCIAPGFINTDMYQAVPEAIIAEHKKMIPLKRLGEPEEVAGAVSFLASDDASFISSQCLIVSGGRNSI
- a CDS encoding SDR family oxidoreductase; the encoded protein is MTEEQFDQVIAVNLKGVFCCTKAVVGSMIENGYGRIINISSVTAHNGNIGKTNYFSTKAAVISVAQTWAMGLGKKGITANAVAPGYTATEMVQKVPEKILDTIKGRTPVKRLGKPEKIAVA
- a CDS encoding ABC transporter ATP-binding protein, whose protein sequence is MLKVENLTIAYGKTEVVHHVSFDVKKGSVVTIAGANGAGKSTILNTIVGLHRSKEGNIVYNGEDITRKAPDKLVRKGIRLVPEGRQIFAEHTVEENILLGAYVEKDAKKIRDRMDEMFDRFPRLKERRKQIGGTLSGGEQQMLAIVRALITGPDLLILDEPSLGLAPIIVKDVFKLLTEIKQMGVTIILVEQMVENALSISDYAYILETGNIVFSGTKDEVKNSDDIVKAYLGNV
- a CDS encoding SDR family NAD(P)-dependent oxidoreductase, encoding MKLKDKVAVITGSARGLGRAIAQQFLEEGATVIITDINEQRVRKTAEELSTTSSTRESPPTPSLQR